Genomic segment of Umezawaea sp. Da 62-37:
CGACGTGGTTCTGCGGACGTCGGCGCTTATTGGCTCAGTCGCTGCCCCAACTCCAGTCCGGTCATCGGTTCGGTCATGCCATTGGTGGCAGAGGTGCTCGTCACGAACGCGGGGAAGGGGAGGATGCGGCCGCTGCAGTGACCGCACGTGCAGGTCGGCTGCGCGAGGCTGCGTCATAGAAGTCCGGCCTCGTGCAACCGGACCGCCGCCATCGCCGCGCCGGTGCCGCCGGTGACGCGAGGATGGTGGTCTTCAGGATTTTCGTCGTGCGTTCGGCGCGGTCGTGGCTCGCCTTGGACAGCGCCACATAGCCCCGCCGGTGATCGCAGTCAGTACGTGGACGAGCCAGAAGACCCCTGCTCGACCACGACGGCTTGCAGAGGCTGCCTCACTCGGTGGGAGGGACGAATCCCATCACTTCCGGCGGTATCCCACGATCGAACGTCGCCGACTCGAAGTCGGTGTCGCTGGTCAAGGTCGCCGACTTGAAGTCGGCGTCGCTGGTGAACGTTGCCGACTTGAAGTAGGCATTGATGGTGAACATTGCCGACCCGAAATAGGCGTCGCCGGTGAAAGTCGCTGACCCGAAGTCGATGAAATCTATGAACGTTGTCGAGCTGAAGTCAGCGAGCCCGGTGAATGTCGCCGACCCGAATCCGGCGAAGCCCATGAACGCCGCCGACCCGAAGTAAGCGGGGCCGGTGAACGCCGCCCAGTCGAACCGGGTGGTCCGTATGGCGCACCGGCTCAGGTCGAAGTCGATCAGATGGGCGCCGGTGAGGTCGAGGTCGGTGTCTGCCCAGTAGGTGACCAGTGGCTGTTCCCAGGAGCCTTTGCGGAGGTGGTCGCGCAGGAGCCGCTGGGCGGCGACCCGCACCTCGCGCTCCTGGACCTGCTCCCGGTACTCGACCAGCGCCGTCTTGTACTCCGCGTCCTCCGGCTGCAGCGGGGCACCGGGTGCCTCGAACGGCATCCGCAGGTACGCGCAGAACACGCTGACCACGGTGGGCCGCTGCTCGGCATTGTCCTGGGCCAGGCGTTCCAATGCGTACATCCCGCCCAACCGCACCGCGGCCTTGTCCGACCCCAACTGATCCACCGACTTGGTGAACAGATCGGTAACCCTGCGCACGGTCGCGTCCCGCTCAGTGGCCTCGGCGACCCGCTCGGCGTGCACACGGCTGGTCTCGGCGACCTTCTCGGCATGCGCTTGGAACTTTTCGCGTTGTGCGAGTTCGAGTTCCTGGGTGCGTTGGCGTCGTGCGGCGAGGTAGAGGGCGAAGAGTCCGCCGCCGCCGACGGCGACCGACGCGGCGAGTTTGAACACCTCCAGCACCGCGGTGGCCCGCTTGTCCTGGGGTAACTGCAAGCCGTTGACCCAGGTCCACAGCAGCACCGATGCCACTGCGGTCACGGCCAGCACCGCCACCGCGACCGCAGGGACGGTCCATCGCGGCAACGGCGGCCGCACCACCCCCGCTACCGGGACGGGCGTGTTTACAGTGCTGTTCTCGAAGTCGACCATGTCTCTACGGTCGCGCACCCCACCCCCGGCGCTACACCGGATCCGAGCCCCACGCCCTGCGGTGTCGCGGGCCGTTCCCAGTCTTTCGGGGGACTGGGGTTCTCCACAGGGGCTTGTCCAGCCCTCAGCCCCCAGTCCCCGAAGCCGATGTTCGTGGTCAACGTCGTCTGGTTCGGGTCGAGCGGTGCGCCTTCGTAGGACTCGCCGTCGTAGTTGAAGATCAGTGCAGTGCTGCCCGCGACCAGGTAGTCCCGGCCAGCCTTGCGCATCTGGACGGCGGCGGACGAGCCGTCTGACGCCGTCATCTGGGCTTGGCCGAAGCTCGGCGCCGCGAACTGCGCGTAGGTGCTGCCGCGCGGTCGACGAGCACACCCGCCCGAACGACAGGGGACGTGACTTTTGCTGGTCATGTCCCCTGTCAGCGTTGTGGGTGGCTCTGGTTGTGGAATTTGTAGAGCTGGACTGGGCCGAGTTCATGGGCCGAGGATGCCGAGTTCGTAGAGGCGTACGAGCACGGTGGTGGTGCCGCTGCCGAGCACGCTGGAGCCCCAGATCCCGATCAGGGTCTTCCGGGCGATCTCGCGGTGAGCCTGGTTTTTGCTCTCGACGATGACGCCGACCAACCGCCAGCTCAGCACGCTGGAGACGAGAACCACGATGATCAACAATGGCCACATGTACAGACTCCTCACCTGAAAGATCAGGTGAAGCCGTACCTTCGGGCCGCGGCACCTTCATACACCGTACTGGCCGGTAGTGCGCGGCGAGTACGGCTCGGGAACGGACACTCGCTGGTCACAGGATTGCTGCCAGATTGCGACCCTAGTGGCGCTTGCCGATCGGCTCACGCTCGATCATGCCCGCAGTCGCGTTCGGCTATAGCTTGCCTGGGTCTCGGCGGCACGCAGACGCCACCGACGCACGCGGATCATCGCGGTGCCCGACAGCCTCGCCGAAGCCGCTGCGGTACTGCTGCGCGCGGACGGGCTCGACGTCGTGGCCGACCCGCACCACCGACCCGGCAGACGCGGCGGCGCCTGGGGCACCGAGATCATCGCCCAGTCCCGACTGGCCCCACCGGGAACACCGCCCTATCGCCAGCCGAATGCGGTGATGCAAGCGGCTGCACAACAGCGTGACCAGCAGTCCCGCGGTCGTATCAAGTCAGTTGTCGCGGGTGCCCGGCCGCTGCCCAGGTGCGGCTGTCGGGCTGTGCGGCGCAATTGCTAGGTGATCGGTTACGCGGGTGGGGGTGTTTGCGACAGTGCTGGTGTGAAGCGGTTGTGGGCATTCCGGGTGTGGCATGGGTTGGTGTCGGTGCCGGTGGCGGCCGGTGTGGGTGTGATCACGAACCTGGCGACCGAGGGGTTCCCGTGGGCGTTGACTGCTGGCCTGGTGGTGCTGGTGCTGGTGCAGGTGGGGTTGTCGGTGTGGCAGGCGGTGGGAGATCAGCGGGACCGGCGTGATGCCCGTGATGAGTTGTTGGGGTCGTTACGACCGCCGGTGCCGCCGTCTCCGGTACCGATCGAGTCCCCGGCACAGGACGACAGTTGTTCGGTGCTCAGGGTGGGCGCGGTGGTGGGGTGGTTGACGGCGCCGTTCACCCCTACGCCCTTGTGGGGGCGCAAGGTGGTCCTTGATCGTCTGGTGGCCTGGTGCGTCACCTCGGGGTCCGGGGCGGATGTGGTGCGGGTGGTGACGGGCCCGGCGGGGGTGGGCAAGAGCCGCCTCGCCCTGGCCGTCGCCCAAGCGCTCCCGGCGGGCTGGATGGCGGGTCGTCTGCGCGACGACGCGGCCGGTCTGGTGGAGCGGATCGCCGCCGCGGGGGACCGCACGCTGGTGATCGTCGACGACGCCGAGAGCGCTGCGGCATCCGCCATGGAGACCCTGGTCACCGGTGCCGTGCGGCATCCGGACCTGATCCGCGTGTTATTGCTGGCGCGCACCGACGCCGCCTTACGGTTCCTCTCCGACGACGTACGGCCTCGGCTTGCCGGCGTGGAGGTCCTTGGCCCGGTGGGTGAGGCCGGGGACCGGCAGCGATGGTTCATCGAGGCAGCGCGGGCCTACGCCCGTACGTGGCGTGTGCCCGCACCGGATCTGCCCGACCGGCCGGTCGGCCGCCGACGGGGACACCCCGCTGGTGTTACACGCCCGCGCCCTGCTGGCGGTGCTGGGCCGCAGCGGCATCCGCACGTGGTCGCTGACCGATCTGATGACCGAACTGGTGAGCCTGGAACAGCGCTCCTGGCAGTCCGATCTGCCTCGGTTACCGGCAGGATGCGATACCGAGGTACTGGCCGAGGCGGTGGCAGTGTTGCTGCTGCTGCCCGCGTCCAGCGCGGAAGAAACAGCTGAACTACTGCGCCGGGTACCCCAGTTCTCCCACGACACCGCACGGGAGTCCCGGGTCGCGGTAGCCCGCTGGGCACGCCGCCGCTACCCGCCGGGTCCCGGCCACCGCCTGGACCTACAGCCGCACCTGGTCGGCGAG
This window contains:
- a CDS encoding pentapeptide repeat-containing protein, whose amino-acid sequence is MVDFENSTVNTPVPVAGVVRPPLPRWTVPAVAVAVLAVTAVASVLLWTWVNGLQLPQDKRATAVLEVFKLAASVAVGGGGLFALYLAARRQRTQELELAQREKFQAHAEKVAETSRVHAERVAEATERDATVRRVTDLFTKSVDQLGSDKAAVRLGGMYALERLAQDNAEQRPTVVSVFCAYLRMPFEAPGAPLQPEDAEYKTALVEYREQVQEREVRVAAQRLLRDHLRKGSWEQPLVTYWADTDLDLTGAHLIDFDLSRCAIRTTRFDWAAFTGPAYFGSAAFMGFAGFGSATFTGLADFSSTTFIDFIDFGSATFTGDAYFGSAMFTINAYFKSATFTSDADFKSATLTSDTDFESATFDRGIPPEVMGFVPPTE